The following coding sequences lie in one Nitratireductor mangrovi genomic window:
- a CDS encoding LysR substrate-binding domain-containing protein, with amino-acid sequence MQSLRHLLPSAGNLIVFEAAGRLESFTAAGRELGMSQAAVSYAIRGLEEQLGVPLFERRHRKVLLTEAGARFFADVALGLSHIRKSAEDLRLAATGGHVTLSASTAFASFWMMPRLQQFRDEVPGVDLRIQTAERDLDIVAERIPLGIRGGDPRDWPRYEALPLAEEEIFPVASPAYAARFGLPRTVEDLHQHRLIHLEEPYREAASWSDWFRSAGHAGPVAARGLLINDYALVIQAVMEGQGIALGWRHLAERLLASGLLTRVTGHAMATGKWFHVVWQRDRDLSPNALKVRDWLLAQA; translated from the coding sequence ATGCAAAGCCTGCGCCACCTGCTGCCCTCGGCCGGCAATCTGATCGTCTTCGAGGCCGCCGGCCGGCTGGAGAGCTTCACTGCCGCCGGCCGTGAGCTCGGCATGAGCCAGGCCGCCGTCTCCTATGCCATCCGCGGGCTCGAGGAACAGCTCGGCGTGCCGCTGTTCGAGCGCCGCCACCGCAAGGTGCTCCTGACCGAGGCTGGCGCGCGCTTTTTCGCCGACGTGGCGCTCGGCCTGTCGCATATCCGCAAATCGGCCGAAGACCTGCGCCTGGCGGCCACGGGCGGCCATGTGACGCTGTCGGCCTCAACCGCCTTCGCCTCCTTCTGGATGATGCCGCGCCTGCAGCAGTTCCGCGACGAGGTGCCCGGCGTCGACCTGCGCATCCAGACCGCCGAGCGCGACCTCGACATCGTCGCCGAGCGCATTCCGCTCGGCATCCGCGGCGGCGACCCCAGGGACTGGCCGCGCTACGAGGCGTTGCCACTGGCGGAAGAGGAAATCTTCCCGGTCGCAAGCCCCGCCTATGCCGCACGTTTCGGCCTGCCGCGCACCGTGGAGGATCTGCACCAGCACCGGCTCATCCATCTCGAGGAACCCTATCGCGAGGCGGCAAGCTGGTCCGACTGGTTCCGCTCGGCCGGCCACGCCGGCCCGGTGGCCGCCCGCGGGCTGCTGATCAACGACTATGCGCTGGTCATCCAGGCGGTCATGGAAGGCCAGGGCATCGCGCTCGGCTGGCGCCATCTTGCCGAACGGCTCCTGGCCAGCGGACTGCTCACCCGGGTCACCGGCCACGCCATGGCGACCGGCAAATGGTTCCATGTCGTCTGGCAGCGCGACCGCGACCTGTCGCCGAACGCGCTGAAGGTTCGCGACTGGCTGCTTGCGCAGGCCTGA
- a CDS encoding PilZ domain-containing protein: MDGTLARKGASQAATAEKRRYRRRPVAILAEIQFSRGIRSLREAKALVRNISEGGIQLDTRGIADLPDSFYVRFPFSNERIVCYVLNRDRLLINATFAHPLPTTFVDRIAKLPSYQR, encoded by the coding sequence ATGGACGGCACACTGGCGCGCAAAGGCGCATCACAGGCGGCGACCGCCGAGAAGCGGCGCTATCGCCGGCGGCCTGTCGCCATCCTGGCGGAAATCCAGTTCTCCCGTGGTATCCGTTCGCTGCGGGAAGCCAAGGCGCTGGTGCGCAACATCTCCGAAGGCGGCATCCAGCTCGACACGCGCGGCATCGCCGACCTGCCGGACTCCTTCTATGTCCGCTTTCCCTTCAGCAACGAGCGCATTGTCTGCTACGTGCTCAACCGCGACCGCCTGCTCATCAACGCCACCTTCGCCCACCCCCTGCCGACCACATTCGTCGACCGCATCGCGAAACTGCCGAGCTACCAGCGCTGA
- the mutL gene encoding DNA mismatch repair endonuclease MutL yields the protein MPIRQLTDTMVNQIAAGEVIERPASVVKELVENALDAGATRIEVTTAGGGLNLIRVIDDGSGIPADELPLAIARHCTSKLADDIHDIRSLGFRGEALPSIGAVARLSIRSRARGANDGSEIAVVGGEISRPHPAPANPGTMVEVRDLFFATPARLKFMKGERAETSAVTDVVRRIAVAFPAVRFTLSGSDRTRLDLPAETGDAEGTLRRLARVLGEEFPANALEVEAEREGVRLAAQVSIPSFTRANALQQYAYVNGRPVRDRQIAMAIRAAYQDVLPRDRHAVAALFLTLDPALVDVNVHPAKADVRFRDPGLVRGLIIGAIRQALAGAGIRPATSAAAGLAGAFRPGGMPASHPGPANQHRSHDGLQRAYASMPFDLARSPQRPLSGFGEDGQATFKTAAAPSGDAGAALAEPPAETLRAPLGAARAQVHENYIVAQTEDALVIVDQHAAHERLVYEALKNALHARPLAAQLLLMPEIVDLAEDDADRLARHAETLKRFGLGLERFGPGAVAVRETPAMLGETDIAALVRDLADEIAENDTAETLRERLDQIAATMACHGSVRSGRRLKPDEMNALLRQMEATPGSATCNHGRPTYIELKLSDIERLFGRR from the coding sequence ATGCCGATCCGCCAGCTTACCGACACCATGGTCAACCAGATCGCCGCCGGCGAGGTGATCGAGCGGCCGGCGAGCGTCGTCAAGGAACTGGTCGAGAACGCGCTCGACGCCGGCGCCACCCGCATCGAGGTCACGACCGCCGGCGGCGGGCTCAACCTGATCCGCGTCATCGACGACGGCAGCGGCATCCCGGCCGACGAACTGCCTCTGGCGATCGCGCGCCACTGCACCTCCAAGCTTGCCGACGATATCCACGACATCCGCTCGCTCGGCTTCCGTGGCGAGGCGCTGCCGTCGATCGGAGCGGTGGCGCGGCTTTCGATTCGCAGCCGCGCCCGCGGCGCCAACGACGGCAGCGAGATCGCGGTCGTAGGCGGCGAAATCTCGCGCCCGCATCCCGCACCCGCCAATCCCGGCACGATGGTCGAGGTGCGCGACCTCTTCTTCGCCACCCCGGCGCGGCTGAAATTCATGAAGGGCGAGCGCGCCGAGACCAGCGCCGTGACCGACGTCGTCAGGCGCATCGCGGTGGCCTTTCCCGCGGTGCGCTTCACCCTGTCCGGCAGCGACCGGACGCGGCTCGACCTGCCCGCCGAGACCGGCGACGCCGAGGGCACGCTGCGGCGGCTGGCGCGGGTGCTGGGCGAGGAGTTCCCGGCCAATGCGCTCGAGGTCGAAGCCGAGCGCGAGGGCGTAAGGCTTGCCGCGCAGGTCTCCATCCCGTCCTTCACGCGCGCCAACGCCCTGCAGCAATATGCCTATGTCAACGGCCGGCCGGTGCGCGACCGCCAGATCGCGATGGCGATCCGCGCCGCCTATCAGGACGTGCTGCCGCGCGACCGCCACGCGGTCGCCGCCCTGTTCCTGACGCTCGACCCGGCACTGGTCGACGTCAACGTCCACCCGGCCAAGGCCGATGTACGCTTCCGCGACCCGGGGCTGGTGCGCGGCCTCATCATCGGCGCCATCCGCCAGGCGCTCGCCGGCGCCGGCATCCGCCCGGCGACAAGCGCCGCGGCGGGCCTCGCCGGTGCCTTCCGGCCCGGCGGCATGCCCGCCTCGCATCCCGGCCCCGCCAACCAGCACCGCTCGCATGACGGGCTGCAGCGCGCCTATGCATCGATGCCCTTCGACCTCGCGCGTTCACCGCAGCGGCCGCTGTCGGGTTTCGGGGAGGACGGGCAGGCCACCTTCAAAACGGCCGCGGCACCCAGCGGCGACGCCGGGGCCGCCCTTGCCGAACCGCCCGCCGAAACCTTGCGCGCGCCGCTCGGCGCGGCCCGGGCGCAGGTCCACGAGAACTACATCGTCGCCCAGACCGAGGACGCGCTGGTCATCGTCGACCAGCATGCGGCACATGAGCGGCTGGTCTACGAGGCGCTGAAGAACGCCCTTCACGCGCGCCCGCTCGCCGCGCAACTGCTTTTGATGCCGGAGATCGTCGACCTTGCCGAAGACGACGCCGACCGCCTCGCCCGCCACGCCGAAACGCTGAAACGTTTCGGCCTCGGGCTTGAACGTTTCGGCCCCGGCGCGGTCGCCGTGCGCGAGACGCCGGCCATGCTTGGCGAGACCGACATTGCCGCGCTGGTGCGCGACCTCGCCGACGAGATCGCCGAAAACGACACCGCCGAGACGCTCCGGGAGCGCCTCGACCAGATCGCCGCCACCATGGCCTGCCACGGCTCGGTGCGTTCCGGCCGCCGGCTCAAGCCCGACGAGATGAATGCGCTTTTGAGGCAGATGGAGGCGACGCCGGGCTCGGCAACCTGCAATCACGGCCGCCCGACCTATATCGAACTCAAGCTCAGCGACATCGAGCGCCTGTTCGGCCGCCGCTGA
- a CDS encoding DUF2093 domain-containing protein produces the protein MNRFEGPGAKEARLRYLDGDFQVASPGSFVRCAVTGEAIPLDELKYWSVARQEAYASAAISLSREIDVDPGLRKRG, from the coding sequence ATGAACCGGTTCGAAGGACCAGGCGCGAAGGAAGCGCGGTTGCGCTATCTGGACGGCGACTTTCAGGTCGCCAGCCCGGGCTCCTTCGTGCGCTGCGCCGTCACCGGCGAAGCGATCCCGCTCGACGAGCTCAAATACTGGAGCGTCGCGCGCCAGGAGGCCTATGCCAGCGCCGCGATCTCGCTCAGCCGCGAGATCGACGTCGACCCCGGACTGCGCAAGCGCGGCTGA
- the lpxK gene encoding tetraacyldisaccharide 4'-kinase, which translates to MTSEAPPFWWEEPDWRARVLSPVSWVYGVVAGRRMAHARREKIAAPVLCVGNLTVGGSGKTPTAIAMARAARRAGLKPGILSRGHGGGIAAEPHLVDRDHDSARHVGDEPLLLARHASVVVTPRRADGARLLLEKGCDFLIMDDGFQSARIHADLSLIVIDARRGLGNGHTIPGGPMRAPLNRQMGYADAVLVVGEGDSAAAVVRLASRAGKPVYAATLRTVKAKRLAGRDFLAFAGIGDPEKFFRTVSEAGGHVAQRRVFGDHHAFAEDDLAELAADARAKKLELVTTEKDAVRLATGSQAARDFVAGLEVVAVEMKFELASVPDRIIADTIEAYDVRRHGVSRAG; encoded by the coding sequence GTGACCAGCGAAGCCCCTCCGTTCTGGTGGGAAGAGCCGGACTGGCGCGCGCGCGTTCTGTCGCCGGTGTCCTGGGTCTACGGTGTCGTCGCCGGCCGCCGCATGGCGCATGCGCGCCGCGAAAAGATTGCAGCGCCGGTGCTCTGCGTCGGCAACCTGACCGTTGGCGGCTCGGGCAAGACGCCGACGGCGATCGCCATGGCGCGAGCGGCCAGACGCGCCGGCCTGAAGCCGGGCATCCTCTCGCGCGGCCATGGCGGCGGCATCGCTGCTGAGCCGCATCTCGTCGACCGCGACCATGACAGTGCCCGCCATGTCGGCGACGAACCGCTGCTCCTTGCGCGTCATGCGTCGGTCGTCGTGACGCCGCGGCGGGCCGACGGCGCCCGGCTGCTGCTCGAAAAGGGCTGCGATTTCCTGATCATGGATGACGGCTTCCAGAGCGCGCGCATCCATGCCGACCTGTCGCTGATCGTGATCGACGCGCGGCGCGGGCTGGGCAACGGCCACACGATACCGGGCGGCCCGATGCGGGCGCCGCTCAACCGCCAGATGGGCTATGCCGATGCGGTGCTGGTCGTCGGCGAGGGCGACAGCGCCGCGGCGGTGGTGCGGCTTGCCTCGCGCGCCGGCAAGCCGGTCTACGCGGCGACGCTGAGGACAGTGAAGGCGAAGCGGCTCGCCGGACGCGACTTCCTCGCCTTTGCCGGTATCGGCGATCCGGAGAAATTCTTCCGCACCGTGTCGGAGGCCGGCGGCCATGTCGCGCAGCGCCGCGTCTTCGGCGACCACCACGCCTTTGCGGAGGACGACCTGGCCGAACTGGCCGCCGACGCGCGGGCGAAGAAGCTCGAACTGGTGACGACGGAGAAGGACGCCGTGCGGCTGGCGACCGGGTCGCAGGCGGCGCGCGATTTCGTAGCCGGACTGGAAGTCGTCGCCGTGGAGATGAAGTTCGAACTGGCTTCGGTGCCCGACCGTATCATCGCCGACACGATCGAGGCGTACGACGTGCGCCGCCACGGCGTGTCGCGGGCAGGGTAA
- the waaA gene encoding lipid IV(A) 3-deoxy-D-manno-octulosonic acid transferase, with protein sequence MSERWARTILSAYRMAGAAVYPLVGGYIAWRSTKGKEEAGRRRERYGFTRIARPRGPLVWMHAASVGETNAVIPLVERIVGYGIGVVMTTGTVTSARVVRERFGDRVIHQYVPLDLKPTVNRFLSHWSPDLAIIAESEIWPMTILELGARRVPQVLVNGRLSDRSFAAWKKRSYLAEALMENLAHVVAQSEEDGARFAALGARPVTVSGNLKVDTDPPQADPEKLAALAKDVAGRPTWAAISTHDGEEEIAADVHLLLKARHAGILTIIVPRHPDRADTLEAMFSAKGLTTARQSRGDRVSPATDILFGDTIGDMGLYLRLTEIAFVGRSLEAEGGQNPIEPAMLDTAVLSGRNVQNFREAYHQLIERGGARLVNDREMLAGAVNFLLNNEGKRREMMAAGRATVDEMRGALAATLRALEPYIQPLIVKARLEDGSGRR encoded by the coding sequence ATGAGCGAACGCTGGGCCCGCACCATCCTGTCGGCCTACCGGATGGCCGGCGCCGCCGTCTATCCGCTGGTCGGCGGTTACATCGCCTGGCGCTCGACCAAGGGCAAGGAGGAGGCGGGCCGGCGGCGCGAACGCTACGGCTTCACCCGCATCGCGCGGCCAAGGGGCCCGCTGGTGTGGATGCACGCGGCCAGCGTCGGTGAAACCAATGCGGTGATCCCGCTGGTGGAACGCATTGTCGGCTACGGCATCGGCGTCGTCATGACGACGGGCACTGTCACCTCGGCGCGGGTCGTTCGCGAGCGCTTCGGCGACAGGGTCATCCACCAATATGTGCCGCTCGACCTGAAGCCGACGGTGAACCGCTTCCTGTCGCACTGGTCGCCGGACCTCGCCATCATCGCCGAATCCGAGATATGGCCGATGACCATCCTGGAGCTCGGCGCCCGGCGGGTGCCGCAGGTGCTGGTCAACGGGCGGCTGTCGGACCGCTCCTTCGCCGCCTGGAAGAAGCGCTCCTACCTGGCCGAGGCTTTGATGGAAAATCTCGCCCATGTGGTGGCGCAGTCGGAAGAGGACGGCGCGCGCTTCGCCGCGCTCGGCGCGCGCCCGGTGACCGTCTCGGGCAATCTGAAGGTCGACACCGACCCGCCGCAGGCTGATCCGGAAAAGCTTGCCGCGCTTGCCAAGGACGTTGCCGGCCGCCCGACCTGGGCCGCGATCTCCACCCATGACGGCGAGGAGGAAATCGCCGCCGACGTTCACCTGCTCCTGAAGGCACGCCACGCCGGCATCCTGACCATCATCGTGCCGCGCCATCCCGACCGGGCCGACACGCTGGAAGCGATGTTTTCGGCCAAGGGGCTGACGACGGCGCGCCAGAGCCGCGGCGACCGCGTGTCGCCGGCGACCGACATCCTGTTCGGCGACACGATCGGCGACATGGGGCTCTATCTGCGCCTGACCGAGATCGCCTTTGTCGGCCGCTCGCTGGAGGCCGAGGGCGGGCAGAATCCGATCGAGCCCGCCATGCTCGATACGGCGGTGCTGTCGGGACGCAACGTCCAGAATTTCCGCGAGGCCTACCACCAGCTGATCGAGCGCGGCGGCGCGCGCCTCGTCAATGACCGCGAGATGCTGGCCGGCGCGGTCAACTTCCTTCTCAACAATGAGGGCAAGCGCCGCGAGATGATGGCTGCCGGCCGCGCCACCGTCGACGAGATGCGCGGCGCGCTGGCGGCGACGCTGCGTGCGCTCGAACCCTACATCCAGCCGCTGATCGTGAAAGCCCGGCTCGAGGACGGTTCCGGGAGGCGCTGA
- a CDS encoding lysophospholipid acyltransferase family protein: protein MTDERLGRIDDAHALRRGRWSTMRKSLWRKMRVRLAQSDLVNGALVGAISLALRFIYLTNRTARGSQDAQRAFDAHAPGIAAFWHGQHILAPCMKPKGVEMAALFSRSKDAELNARVAERFGFAVVRGSGGRDRARTLEKGGIRALLALKKALDDEKAVAMIADIPHGTPREAGLGIVMLGRISGRPIVPVALATSRRKVIESSWDKTTINLPFGRKAVVFGDPVLVPANASDEELEAKRREITDGLNAATAEAYRLVDGP from the coding sequence ATGACGGATGAGCGGCTCGGCCGCATCGATGACGCGCATGCATTGCGCCGCGGGCGATGGTCGACGATGAGGAAGTCCTTGTGGCGGAAGATGCGGGTCCGGCTCGCACAGTCCGATCTCGTGAACGGTGCCCTTGTCGGCGCGATCTCGCTGGCGCTGCGCTTCATCTACCTGACCAACCGCACCGCCAGGGGCTCGCAGGACGCGCAGCGGGCGTTCGACGCGCATGCCCCGGGAATTGCCGCCTTCTGGCATGGCCAGCACATCCTGGCGCCCTGCATGAAACCGAAGGGCGTGGAAATGGCGGCGCTGTTTTCGCGCAGCAAGGACGCCGAACTCAACGCGCGGGTGGCGGAACGCTTCGGTTTTGCCGTCGTGCGCGGTTCGGGCGGGCGCGACCGCGCCCGGACGCTCGAAAAAGGCGGCATCAGGGCGCTGCTTGCCCTCAAAAAGGCGCTCGACGATGAGAAAGCCGTGGCCATGATTGCCGACATTCCCCACGGCACCCCGCGCGAGGCCGGCCTCGGCATCGTCATGCTTGGCCGCATTTCCGGCCGGCCGATCGTGCCGGTGGCGCTGGCAACGAGCCGCCGCAAGGTCATCGAGAGCAGCTGGGACAAGACCACCATCAACCTGCCCTTCGGGCGCAAGGCAGTGGTGTTCGGCGACCCGGTGCTGGTCCCGGCCAATGCCAGCGACGAGGAACTGGAGGCCAAGCGCCGCGAGATCACCGACGGCCTCAACGCGGCTACAGCCGAAGCCTACAGGCTCGTCGACGGGCCATGA
- a CDS encoding DUF4170 domain-containing protein, whose amino-acid sequence MAEDTGKKQLLHLVFGGELKSLKGVEFRDLNDLDIVGVFPDYATAETAWRSKAQQTVDNAHMRYFIVHLHRLLDPEADG is encoded by the coding sequence ATGGCTGAGGACACAGGCAAGAAGCAGCTTTTGCACCTCGTCTTCGGCGGAGAGCTCAAATCATTGAAGGGCGTCGAGTTTCGCGATCTGAACGACCTCGACATCGTCGGCGTCTTCCCCGACTACGCGACGGCGGAAACAGCCTGGCGGTCGAAGGCCCAGCAGACGGTCGACAACGCCCATATGCGCTATTTCATCGTGCATCTGCATCGTCTCCTCGACCCCGAGGCGGACGGTTAG
- a CDS encoding 3'(2'),5'-bisphosphate nucleotidase CysQ translates to MPGAEAFSSDESDLDLVRDAAAEAGRIALRYFRKDPDVWMKGGNSPVSEADISVDRFLRRTLGGARPDYGWLSEETAGHERRGAHRTFVVDPIDGTRGFIEGRSTWCVSVAVVEGGRAVAGVLDCPAKNEIYWARRGAGAFLNGRAIAVRKAGPTPMVGGPKPLIDAVAEPLRATLKRTPYVPSLAYRIALIASGQLDATFVKPNSHDWDLAAVDLVLTEAGGEVLDENGDRPIYAGPSPRHGALVAGSGPLLAGLARAIAAGAPESAGTR, encoded by the coding sequence TTGCCGGGAGCTGAGGCGTTTTCTTCCGACGAGTCCGATCTCGACCTCGTTCGAGACGCCGCGGCCGAGGCCGGCCGCATCGCGCTGCGCTACTTCCGCAAGGATCCCGATGTGTGGATGAAAGGCGGCAATTCGCCGGTGAGCGAAGCCGACATCAGTGTCGATCGCTTCCTGCGCAGGACGCTCGGCGGCGCCCGGCCGGATTATGGCTGGCTGTCGGAAGAGACCGCCGGCCATGAGCGTAGGGGCGCGCACCGGACCTTCGTCGTCGATCCCATCGACGGCACGCGCGGCTTCATCGAAGGCCGCAGCACCTGGTGCGTCAGCGTCGCCGTGGTGGAAGGCGGCCGGGCCGTTGCCGGCGTGCTCGACTGCCCGGCGAAAAACGAAATCTACTGGGCTCGGCGAGGCGCGGGCGCGTTCTTGAACGGCCGAGCCATCGCGGTGCGCAAGGCCGGCCCGACGCCGATGGTCGGCGGCCCGAAACCGCTCATCGATGCGGTCGCCGAGCCACTGCGCGCAACGCTGAAGCGGACCCCCTACGTACCATCGCTCGCCTACCGCATCGCGCTGATCGCCTCGGGCCAGCTCGACGCGACCTTCGTCAAACCCAATTCCCATGACTGGGATCTCGCCGCGGTCGACCTCGTCCTGACCGAGGCCGGCGGCGAAGTGCTCGACGAGAACGGAGATCGTCCGATCTATGCCGGTCCGTCACCGCGCCATGGAGCCCTGGTCGCCGGCAGCGGCCCGCTCCTGGCCGGGCTGGCGCGGGCCATCGCCGCAGGGGCGCCTGAATCGGCCGGCACACGGTGA
- a CDS encoding TldD/PmbA family protein: MSEPMNTEKLVDTVSALVEAGRRAGAEVADAVVVRSRSTSVSVRLGKVESTDASESDNISLRVFVGKRVASVSATAGADAAALAERAVAMAKASPEDPHQGLADEEFLARQVPDLDLFDATEIGADRLRADALAAEEAALAVEGVTNSSGAGASAGLGGLMLATSSGFVGQYVASRFSRSVSVVAGEGTAMERDYEFSSRLHFADLEDAAAIGRKAGERTVRRLGARKAKSGPVTVVYDPRVARGIAGHLAGAINGASVARKTSFLRDSMGKKVANAAVTVTDEPRRVRGPSSRPFDGEGVAGLPLVMVDKGVLGHWLLSTAVARELGLETNGRGVRSGSSITPSSTNFAIEPGEATPEDFIGALKSGFYVTEVFGQGVNMVTGEYSRGASGFWIENGQITYPVSEVTIAANLKDMFLNMIPANDIDRHFGTAAPTLLIEGMTLAGS, from the coding sequence ATGTCGGAACCGATGAATACCGAAAAGCTCGTCGATACGGTGAGCGCGCTTGTCGAGGCCGGACGCCGTGCTGGCGCCGAGGTGGCCGACGCGGTGGTGGTGCGCAGCCGCTCGACCAGCGTCTCGGTGCGACTCGGCAAGGTCGAATCGACCGACGCCTCGGAAAGCGACAACATCTCGCTCAGGGTGTTTGTCGGCAAGCGCGTCGCCAGCGTCTCGGCGACGGCCGGCGCCGACGCGGCCGCGCTGGCCGAGCGGGCGGTCGCCATGGCCAAGGCGTCGCCGGAAGACCCCCACCAGGGACTGGCGGACGAGGAATTCCTGGCGCGCCAGGTCCCCGACCTCGATCTCTTCGACGCAACCGAAATCGGCGCCGACCGGCTGCGCGCCGACGCTCTCGCCGCCGAGGAAGCCGCGCTAGCGGTCGAAGGCGTCACCAATTCCAGCGGCGCCGGCGCCAGCGCCGGCCTTGGCGGGCTGATGCTTGCGACCTCCAGCGGTTTTGTCGGCCAGTATGTCGCCTCGCGCTTCTCGCGTTCCGTCAGCGTCGTCGCCGGCGAGGGCACGGCGATGGAACGCGATTACGAGTTTTCCTCGCGGCTGCATTTCGCCGATCTGGAGGATGCGGCGGCGATCGGCCGCAAGGCCGGCGAGCGCACCGTCAGGCGGCTTGGCGCGCGCAAGGCGAAAAGCGGTCCGGTGACCGTCGTCTACGACCCGCGCGTGGCGCGCGGCATTGCCGGGCATCTCGCCGGCGCGATCAATGGCGCGTCGGTCGCCCGCAAGACCAGCTTCCTGCGTGACAGCATGGGCAAGAAGGTCGCCAACGCGGCGGTCACGGTGACGGACGAGCCGCGGCGCGTGCGCGGCCCGTCTTCGCGGCCCTTCGACGGGGAAGGTGTCGCCGGCCTGCCGCTCGTCATGGTCGACAAGGGCGTGCTCGGCCACTGGCTGCTTTCGACCGCCGTGGCGCGCGAACTCGGACTGGAGACCAATGGCCGCGGGGTGCGTTCGGGATCGTCGATCACCCCGTCCTCGACGAACTTCGCGATCGAGCCGGGCGAGGCCACGCCCGAAGACTTCATCGGTGCGCTGAAGTCCGGCTTCTACGTCACAGAGGTGTTCGGCCAGGGCGTCAACATGGTCACCGGCGAGTACAGCCGCGGCGCCTCGGGCTTCTGGATCGAGAATGGCCAGATCACCTACCCGGTGTCGGAAGTGACGATCGCGGCCAACCTCAAGGACATGTTCCTCAACATGATACCGGCCAACGACATCGACCGCCATTTCGGCACGGCCGCTCCCACGCTTCTGATCGAGGGCATGACGCTTGCCGGGAGCTGA